The Flavobacterium johnsoniae UW101 genomic interval GAAATTTACGATCGATTTCTAATAACTCAGATTTCTCACGAATAACTTTCAACATTTCGTTTGCAGGCATTTCTTCCTGACCATTTGCTTTACGAGTTTCGTTGATAGCAGTTTTCATAAAGTTAGTTACACTAACTCCAGGAATTTCTACCGGATATTGAAAAGAAAGGAAAACACCTTTGTGTGCTCTCTCCTCAGGAGCTAAATCTGCAAGATCTTCTCCATCAAGGATAACCTCTCCATCTGTAACTTCATAATTTTCATTTCCTGCAATAACAGCAGAAAGCGTACTTTTTCCAGAACCGTTTGGTCCCATGATGGCGTGTACTTCACCAGCTTTTACTTCTATGTTAATTCCTTTAAGGATTTCTTTATCACCAATTGCGGCGTGAAGGTTTTTTATTGATAACATTGTTTTTTATTTTATATAAATGTCAATTCTATTTTTGTTGTTTGGTTTAGAACATTGGCATTAAAATGCGCATGTCCTAAATATTCCATGCCTAAATAATCAGACGTTTTTTTGAACGGAATGTAAAAACTGTCTTCAATTATATTGTCGTGTGAATTTGATATCACTCCAATTTTCTTTCCTCTCAGCTTTCTTCCTGTTTCTTTTTCAATTCGAATTAAATCTGAAAACCGATCGAAAAAGACTTTTAAAATCCCGCTCATATTATACCAATAAACAGGCGTTGCAAAAATAAGAGTGTCATATTTTTCGATAATTCCTCTAATTAAAGGCAAAAAATCATCGTCTATATTTTTGCTTTCGTAATCATAATACGAAATATTATAATCACTTAAATTAACTACATCAATGTTGTGTTCTTTTGAAAGAACATCTACAATTTTTGTTGTATTTCCGTTTTTTCTGGAAGAACCTAAAATGATGACTTTTTTATTTTCCATCTTCAAATTATCCTACAGAACCTTCTAAAGAAATCTCTAATAATTTTTGCGCTTCAACCGCAAATTCCATTGGAAGTTTGTTCAATACATCTTTACTGAAACCGTTTACAATTAAGGCAATCGCTTTTTCAGTCGGGATACCTCTTTGGTTACAGTAAAATACTTGGTCTTCTCCAATTTTACTTGTAGTTGCTTCGTGCTCGATTTTTGCTGTTGGATTTTTACTTTCGATATATGGGAAAGTATGTGCTCCGCAATTGTTACCCATTAACAATGAATCGCATTGCGAAAAGTTTCTTGCGTTTTCTGCTCTTGGAGAAATCTGCACTAAACCACGGTAGCTGTTTTGTGATTTTCCAGCCGAAATACCTTTAGAAATAATAGTCGATTTAGTGTTTTTACCTAAATGGATCATTTTTGTTCCAGTATCTGCTTGTTGGAAATTATTAGTAACAGCAATAGAATAAAATTCTCCTACTGAATTGTCTCCCTTAAGTACACATGAAGGATATTTCCAAGTCACGGCAGAACCTGTTTCAACTTGTGTCCAAGAAATTTTAGCGTTAGTTTCGCATAAACCTCTTTTGGTTACGAAGTTGTAAACACCACCTTTTCCTTCTTTGTTTCCTGGGAACCAGTTTTGAACTGTAGAATATTTAATTTCTGCATCGTCAAGAGCGATTAATTCAACTACAGCAGCGTGTAATTGATTTTCGTCACGGCTTGGGGCAGTACATCCTTCAAGGTAAGAAACATAACTTCCTTCATCGGCAATAACCAGCGTTCTTTCGAATTGCCCAGTTCCTGCCTGATTGATTCTAAAATAAGTTGAAAGTTCCATTGGACATTTAACACCTTTTGGAATATAACAGAAACTTCCATCAGAGAAAACTGCTGAGTTTAATGCTGCGTAGAAGTTGTCTTTTTGAGGAACAACAGTACCTAAATATTTTTTTACTAATTCTGGATGTTCTTTAATTGCTTCAGAAATCGGGCAGAAAATAATTCCTTTTTCAGCCAGTGTTTTCTTGAAAGTCGTTGCTACTGAAACAGAATCGACAACAATATCCATAGCGACATTGTTCATCTTTTTTTGCTCATCAACAGAAATCCCCAGTTTTTTGTACATCTCTAATAATTCCGGATCAACATCATCCAGCGTTTTATTAGGATCTACTTGTTTTGGAGCTGAATAATAAGAGATTGCCTGAAAATCTGGTTTTTCGTATTGTACGTTTGCCCATTCTGGCTCGATCATTTCTTTCCAGGCACGGAAAGCCTCGATGCGCCATTCGGTCATCCATTCAGGTTCTTCTTTTTTAAGCGAAATAGCTCTTACAATTTCTTCGTTTAAGCCAATAGGGAAAGTTTCGGATTCAATATTGGTATAAAATCCGTACTCATATTCTTTAGTTTCCAGTTCGATTTTTAAATCGTCTTCTGTGTATTTGCTCATTGTTGATTTTAAAGATTCAAAGATTTAATTCAGAAATTTCAAAGAATTAATCTTTATTAGTCTTGGTATTCTCTATTATTTATAGTGAAAATGATTCACCGCAGCCACAAGTTCTGCTTGCATTTGGATTATTGAAAACAAATCCTTTTCCGTTTAATCCGCCAGAGAATTCTAAAATTGTTCCGGCTAAATATAGAAATGATTTTTTTTCAACTGCAATTTGTATGTCGTTATCTACGAATATTTTATCATCTTCTCCTTTGGTTTTGTCAAACTTTAAATCATAAGACAAACCAGAGCATCCACCGCTTTTAACGCCGACTCTTACGTAGTCGCTTGCGGCATCAAAACCATCATCAGTCATCAAATCGATGATTTTCTTTTTGGCTGTATCAGAAACCTTTATCATTGTTTATGGTATTTGTTTTTAAAAGATCATTTTAATTTGCATTTCGATAATAATCAAATTATTACAGAAAATTTAAATGCCAATTTCAATGTTCAAATGAAATTGTCTGCAAAGATACGACTTAAAAACCTTTTTCCATAACGGTTCACATTATTATAACAAATGTTAAAATAGATAGAAGTTATTTTGCGAAAAAGAAATCAATTGAAGTCTCTTTTATTTTACAACAATTAAATGTTTTGAAAGAAAAGCTTTATTTTTATGTAAAATACTGATATTATGATGATTAAGTTATCGTTAAATGATAAAAAACAGTATTTCTACTTGTTTTGTCGAATAAAATAATATTATTTTTACAAGAAATTGTGACGAATCATGAAGAAAAACTACACTAATGAATGGTTAAGAGCATTTTTAGCTATATTTTTTATTTTAGGAATAGGAGCTACATTTTTTTTGTTTAGTAATGAACTAAAAGAAAGTGCAGAGAAGGCTAAAATAATCACCAAAAAGTCTGAACTTACCGGACCCAGTAATGAAACAATCGCACAAAAAAGCATACTGGATTCTTTAAATATTTTAAAATTAGAATACGATGTAGCACTTCTTGAAAAAACATCGTTATCTGAGCAATTAGAACTTGAACGTAAAAATGTTCAAAATTTAATGGAAATTATAAAAGTTTCTAAAAATCCTTCGATTGTTCAAATACAAATTTACAGAAAACAGCTTTTAGATTTAAAAACGGCGTTAGCAGCCAAAATTGTAGAAATTAAAAATTTAAAATCTCAGAATAAAAGTCTACTTACTGAAATCGAAAGCCAAAATGTGGTAATGTATAAGCAGAAAACAGAAAATGATACACTCTTATTACATCAAAAAAAATTAGAATTAGCGATAAAAGATGCTGCGAAACTTTCTCTCAGTAATTTTAAAGTAGCAGCATTTCGCGAAAAAAAATCAGGAAAAGAACTTGAAACTGAAAAAGCCAGAAATGCTCAAAAATTAAAAGTAAGTTTTTCTGTTAATGGAAATTCAATTGCAAAAACCGGAAAAAGAGTGTTCTACATTCAGGTTTTAGATCAAAAAAATACAGTTTTAGGGGAGAATAAATTAATCGAATTTGAAAATGATAAAGCTTTGGTTTACAGTTTTATCGTTGCTGTAGATTTTCAGGGAAAACCCCTAAATGCCTATGGCGTTTTAAATTCTGATGGAAATGAATTTAAAAAGGGAACTTACTTTGTTAACTTTTTTGACAAGCAGGAAATAATGGGAAGTGCTTCTGTTACTTTAGAGTAATGGCTGTTTTGAGTTTTTAAATAGAATTTTAGCATAACGAAATTGGATTTCCTAGCTTTGTTTTCTTATTAGATATTTATACTCATGAAACTTTACCCAATAGAATCCGGAAATTTTAAATTAGATGGCGGCGCTATGTTTGGTGTTGTGCCTAAAACAATTTGGAATAAAACTAATCCGGCAGATTCAAATAATCTGATAGATATAGCCGCGAGATGTTTGTTAATTGAAGACGGAAACAGATTGATTTTAATTGATACCGGAATGGGAGATAAGCAGTCTGAAAAATTCTTCGGATATTACTCACTTTGGGGATCACATTCAATAGATAAATCGCTGGCAGAATATGGTTTTAACCGAGATGATATTACGGATGTTTTTATGACACATTTGCATTTTGATCATTGCGGAGGAAGCGTTCAGTGGAATTCTGATAAGACTTTTTATGAACCGGCTTTCAAAAATGCAAAATTTTGGACAAATGAAAATCACTGGCAATGGGCAGTAAAACCTAATGCCCGTGAAAAAGCTTCATTTTTAACAGAGAATATTATCCCAATGCAGGAAAGCGGCCAATTGAATTTTATTGAAAGACCTGAAAGCGATTTTGGTTTTTCAAAAGAATTGGGTTTTGGAATTTTTTATGCAGACGGACATACCGAAAAACAGATGATTCCGCATATTCAATATCAGGATAAAACAATTGTTTTTTGTGCCGATTTATTAGCAACAGCCGGACATATTCCGCTTCCATATGTAATGGGATATGATACAAGACCGCTTTTGACTTTAGATGAAAAAGCAAAATTTTTAAATTCAGCTGCAGATAATAATTATTATTTGTTTCTGGAACATGATGCTCATAATCAAATTATAACGGTTGAGCATACTGAAAAAGGCGTTCGATTAAAAGACGTTTTCACTTGCGAAGATATTCTGTAGAAAAAAGTTTAAGA includes:
- the sufC gene encoding Fe-S cluster assembly ATPase SufC codes for the protein MLSIKNLHAAIGDKEILKGINIEVKAGEVHAIMGPNGSGKSTLSAVIAGNENYEVTDGEVILDGEDLADLAPEERAHKGVFLSFQYPVEIPGVSVTNFMKTAINETRKANGQEEMPANEMLKVIREKSELLEIDRKFLSRSLNEGFSGGEKKRNEIFQMAMLEPKLAILDETDSGLDIDALRIVANGVNKLKSDKNAIIVITHYQRLLDYIVPDFVHVLYNGRIVKSGGKELAYELEEKGYDWIKAEN
- a CDS encoding HesB/IscA family protein, which encodes MIKVSDTAKKKIIDLMTDDGFDAASDYVRVGVKSGGCSGLSYDLKFDKTKGEDDKIFVDNDIQIAVEKKSFLYLAGTILEFSGGLNGKGFVFNNPNASRTCGCGESFSL
- a CDS encoding MBL fold metallo-hydrolase, with product MKLYPIESGNFKLDGGAMFGVVPKTIWNKTNPADSNNLIDIAARCLLIEDGNRLILIDTGMGDKQSEKFFGYYSLWGSHSIDKSLAEYGFNRDDITDVFMTHLHFDHCGGSVQWNSDKTFYEPAFKNAKFWTNENHWQWAVKPNAREKASFLTENIIPMQESGQLNFIERPESDFGFSKELGFGIFYADGHTEKQMIPHIQYQDKTIVFCADLLATAGHIPLPYVMGYDTRPLLTLDEKAKFLNSAADNNYYLFLEHDAHNQIITVEHTEKGVRLKDVFTCEDIL
- the sufB gene encoding Fe-S cluster assembly protein SufB, giving the protein MSKYTEDDLKIELETKEYEYGFYTNIESETFPIGLNEEIVRAISLKKEEPEWMTEWRIEAFRAWKEMIEPEWANVQYEKPDFQAISYYSAPKQVDPNKTLDDVDPELLEMYKKLGISVDEQKKMNNVAMDIVVDSVSVATTFKKTLAEKGIIFCPISEAIKEHPELVKKYLGTVVPQKDNFYAALNSAVFSDGSFCYIPKGVKCPMELSTYFRINQAGTGQFERTLVIADEGSYVSYLEGCTAPSRDENQLHAAVVELIALDDAEIKYSTVQNWFPGNKEGKGGVYNFVTKRGLCETNAKISWTQVETGSAVTWKYPSCVLKGDNSVGEFYSIAVTNNFQQADTGTKMIHLGKNTKSTIISKGISAGKSQNSYRGLVQISPRAENARNFSQCDSLLMGNNCGAHTFPYIESKNPTAKIEHEATTSKIGEDQVFYCNQRGIPTEKAIALIVNGFSKDVLNKLPMEFAVEAQKLLEISLEGSVG
- a CDS encoding flavodoxin family protein, whose translation is MENKKVIILGSSRKNGNTTKIVDVLSKEHNIDVVNLSDYNISYYDYESKNIDDDFLPLIRGIIEKYDTLIFATPVYWYNMSGILKVFFDRFSDLIRIEKETGRKLRGKKIGVISNSHDNIIEDSFYIPFKKTSDYLGMEYLGHAHFNANVLNQTTKIELTFI